The following coding sequences lie in one Musa acuminata AAA Group cultivar baxijiao chromosome BXJ3-1, Cavendish_Baxijiao_AAA, whole genome shotgun sequence genomic window:
- the LOC135628151 gene encoding syntaxin-22-like, whose translation MSFQDLESGRPLTARRDPSNGRQDPTQAIVAGLFQITTAVRNFERLVNTIGTPKDTPELREKLHNSRLQIGQLVKDTSAKLKQASETDQRVEVSANKKIADAKLARDFQNILSEFQKLQRLAAERETAFAPLVPQAVVSSSYAATEADDNSNSNRTLEQRAVLAESRRQEVLLLDNEIVFNEAIIEEREQGIQEIQQQIGQVNEIFKDLALLVHDQGVVIDDINSHIDNSHAATQQGKSQVKKAAKTQKSNSSLMCLIMVILGIILLIVVIVLLS comes from the exons ATGAGCTTCCAGGATTTGGAGTCGGGGCGGCCGCTCACCGCACGGAGGGATCCGTCGAACGGGCGGCAGGATCCGACACAGGCCATCGTGGCCGGGCTGTTCCAGATCACTACCGCCGTCCGCAACTTCGAGCGCCTCGTGAACACGATCGGCACTCCCAAGGACACCCCGGAGCTCCGCGAGAAGCT ACACAACTCAAGGCTACAAATTGGGCAATTGGTTAAAGATACCTCTGCCAAACTTAAACAAGCTAGTGAAACAGATCAGCGTGTGGAAGTTAGT GCAAACAAAAAGATAGCTGATGCGAAACTTGCAAGAGATTTCCAAAATATTTTGAGTGAGTTTCAGAAACTTCAGAGGCTTGCAGCTGAGAGAGAAACTGCATTCGCCCCATTGGTTCCCCAAGCAGTTGTTTCCTCAAG TTATGCTGCAACTGAAGCTGATGATAACTCTAATAGTAATAGGACACTCGAACAACGCGCTGTGCTTGCAGAGTCTAGAAG GCAGGAGGTTCTGTTGTTGGATAATGAGATTGTTTTCAATGAGGCTATTATCGAGGAGAGAGAACAGGGCATTCAGGAGATTCAGCAGCAGATTGGTCAGGTGAATGAAATCTTTAAGGACCTTGCCTTGCTGGTTCATGATCAAGGAGTTGTCATCG ATGACATCAACTCCCACATTGACAACTCTCATGCAGCAACCCAACAAGGAAAAAGCCAAGTTAAAAAGGCGGCGAAAACGCAAAAGTCAAACTCATCCTTG ATGTGCCTGATTATGGTGATTCTTGGGATTATCCTACTCATTGTGGTCATAGTTCTTTTATCATAA